One Candidatus Eisenbacteria bacterium genomic window carries:
- a CDS encoding DUF488 domain-containing protein, producing the protein MWTIGHSTRALDELILLLRGAKVAVLADIRTIPRSRHNPQFGQDALRVTLPSHGVRYVHLPALGGLRHARPDSPNAGWRNASFRGFADYMLTPDFENGLVGLRPLVAEGVALMCAEAVPWRCHRSLIADALTVRGATVVHILGPGSLRPHHLTPFARVQGTRVTYPGE; encoded by the coding sequence ATCTGGACGATCGGTCACTCCACGCGTGCGCTGGACGAACTGATCCTGCTTCTGCGCGGTGCGAAGGTTGCGGTGCTCGCCGACATCCGGACGATCCCGCGCTCCCGCCACAATCCGCAGTTCGGCCAGGACGCCTTGCGGGTGACGCTGCCGTCGCACGGGGTGCGCTACGTTCATCTCCCTGCGCTCGGTGGATTGCGCCATGCGCGTCCGGACTCGCCGAACGCGGGTTGGCGTAACGCGAGCTTCCGGGGTTTCGCCGACTACATGCTGACGCCGGACTTCGAGAACGGCCTCGTCGGCCTGCGGCCGCTTGTCGCGGAGGGCGTCGCCCTGATGTGCGCCGAAGCCGTTCCGTGGCGCTGCCACCGCTCGCTCATTGCGGACGCCCTGACGGTCCGGGGCGCGACGGTCGTGCACATCCTGGGTCCGGGGAGCCTTCGGCCCCATCATCTGACGCCTTTTGCGCGCGTTCAGGGGACGCGGGTGACCTACCCGGGGGAGTGA
- a CDS encoding protein kinase has product MIGTTVSHYTIIEKLGQGGMGIVYKARDLELERFVALKFLPAYMTDEEDQRQRFIREAKAVSSLDHPNVCTIYEISRTPEGQLFIVMAYYEGMTLKALLLRGRLSLDRVLGYSVQMARGLARTHDAEVTHRDLKPANVIITRHDEVKILDFGLAKLANSTGLTRTGSTMGTISYMSPEQARGDSVDLRTDIWSLGVVMYEMLTGGRPFHADVDQAVIYAILNTRERSLTEIVPGVPESLARIVHRALAKDPNKRFASMHDLLAGLDPLQSGTSSESSITRTSARIPARKSNRRWIATALVGGIVSLLGLFLILERPFSRGVHDTAVAVRDVPRETVGDGRKPAEAEAVAPEEARRDGDSKNPARAPAGPLDAGPMANQQLAPEAATPGPHPEASATPGPAGDAERARIGMQQAKTALERAAAGEQVAEIVDISAAVQAESVAGLALAAGDFGKANARFSEAAKLYQAAEGAVKRRLEQAQGGALAQRQSVQGMRSGMPSDMTAFPSYREGWAAEQAGDSALAAGLFVAALRSYQSARQRYGAAQDARQKEVGGIEELVGRYRAAIEAEDLRALGALHMNFTDEIRDGWSSFFHDVGSVRVQLAIDSVRFEPARAVTHVTAHISYSGAGGRNTHPWDMIMSERNGHWLIAEVKTKP; this is encoded by the coding sequence ATGATCGGAACCACCGTTTCCCATTACACGATCATCGAGAAACTGGGGCAGGGCGGCATGGGCATTGTCTACAAAGCCCGTGACCTCGAGCTCGAACGCTTTGTCGCTCTGAAATTCCTGCCCGCGTACATGACGGATGAGGAAGACCAGCGGCAGCGTTTCATTCGCGAGGCGAAGGCCGTTTCGTCACTCGACCATCCCAACGTCTGCACCATCTACGAGATCAGTCGAACGCCGGAAGGACAGTTGTTCATCGTCATGGCCTACTACGAAGGGATGACACTCAAGGCGCTGCTGCTGCGAGGGCGATTGTCCCTGGATAGGGTCCTCGGCTACTCGGTTCAGATGGCCCGCGGCCTGGCGCGCACACATGACGCGGAAGTCACGCACCGCGATCTGAAGCCCGCCAACGTGATCATCACCCGGCACGACGAGGTCAAGATTCTCGACTTCGGACTCGCCAAGCTGGCGAACTCGACGGGACTGACGCGGACCGGCTCCACCATGGGCACCATCTCGTACATGTCGCCCGAGCAGGCCCGGGGAGACAGCGTGGATCTCCGGACGGATATCTGGTCGCTCGGGGTGGTCATGTACGAAATGCTCACCGGTGGGCGCCCGTTCCATGCTGACGTGGATCAAGCCGTGATCTACGCGATTCTGAACACCAGGGAACGCAGCCTAACCGAGATCGTTCCCGGGGTGCCGGAGTCGCTGGCGCGTATCGTTCATCGTGCCCTGGCGAAGGACCCGAACAAGCGCTTCGCGTCCATGCACGACCTGCTGGCCGGGCTCGATCCGCTTCAGTCCGGGACGTCGAGCGAATCTTCGATCACCAGGACGTCGGCAAGGATACCGGCGAGGAAATCGAATCGGCGATGGATCGCCACCGCCCTGGTGGGAGGCATCGTCTCCCTTCTCGGACTCTTCCTGATTCTGGAACGGCCTTTCAGCCGTGGCGTTCACGACACGGCGGTGGCCGTTCGGGATGTTCCGCGTGAAACGGTCGGTGATGGCCGGAAGCCGGCCGAAGCTGAAGCCGTTGCGCCCGAGGAGGCGAGGCGGGACGGGGACTCGAAGAACCCGGCACGGGCCCCTGCCGGGCCGCTGGATGCCGGACCAATGGCGAACCAGCAGTTGGCGCCCGAGGCGGCCACACCAGGTCCGCATCCGGAGGCGTCCGCGACGCCAGGCCCCGCCGGCGATGCGGAGCGCGCCCGCATCGGCATGCAGCAGGCGAAGACCGCGCTGGAGCGCGCGGCCGCAGGAGAACAGGTGGCGGAGATCGTGGACATCAGCGCCGCCGTCCAGGCGGAAAGCGTGGCCGGGCTGGCGCTGGCGGCCGGTGATTTCGGCAAGGCGAACGCGCGGTTCAGCGAAGCGGCGAAGCTCTACCAGGCTGCGGAGGGCGCGGTGAAGCGCAGGCTCGAGCAGGCGCAGGGCGGGGCGCTCGCCCAGCGACAAAGCGTGCAGGGCATGCGCTCGGGGATGCCTTCGGACATGACGGCCTTCCCGTCGTACCGCGAAGGATGGGCCGCGGAGCAGGCTGGAGACAGCGCCCTCGCGGCCGGCCTCTTCGTCGCGGCGCTGCGGAGCTACCAGTCCGCCCGCCAGAGGTACGGTGCCGCACAGGACGCCCGGCAGAAGGAGGTCGGGGGCATCGAGGAGCTCGTCGGACGATATCGCGCGGCGATTGAGGCGGAGGACCTTCGAGCCCTGGGCGCGCTCCACATGAATTTCACGGATGAGATTCGAGACGGCTGGTCGAGCTTCTTTCATGACGTGGGAAGCGTGCGAGTGCAGCTCGCCATTGATTCCGTCAGGTTCGAGCCGGCTCGTGCCGTCACCCATGTCACCGCCCATATTTCGTACTCTGGCGCCGGGGGCAGGAATACGCATCCATGGGACATGATCATGTCGGAGCGCAATGGCCACTGGCTCATCGCGGAAGTAAAGACGAAACCCTAG
- a CDS encoding transporter: protein MKRSWGLGMLLVLLLAGPAHAQSLRYEIGNIFDEVLRLHLAGSPGAHGKHFSPENVESSKEVINALTSFLGANIASFPLSSTGATAAFDLSSGAPVRETENLGPIFSEAGTTLGRNHVILGYNFTYMGFKRIRGLPLEDMQFTFTHQDVGSPGLGDSDNELDTIDLFMNMQIDASVIAFYMTAGLTDHLDVGLALPMVDVHMVADPSAVINSFTLAANDSANHFYGGTATSPILSTSPTPMNDEAFGIGDIAARAKLNVYRGKGNVALLLEARLPTGDEQNFLGTGYTTIRSALIGSRAWGSTSAHANIAYVFKNTDLVGDDLDLFLGYEQGFGRQFTAVFDCLGRLQVGKPVEALRFGENAIINRPIGSTTLVRKVNLSNVPSADRDHILDLSVGGKYAPRDFLILMGNVIVPLNNGGLRPDVSTTLGFEFSF, encoded by the coding sequence ATGAAGCGGTCGTGGGGTCTCGGAATGCTGCTGGTCCTGCTGCTCGCCGGCCCTGCACACGCGCAGAGCCTGCGCTACGAGATCGGCAACATCTTCGATGAGGTCCTCCGGCTCCATCTTGCCGGAAGTCCGGGAGCGCACGGGAAGCACTTCAGCCCTGAGAACGTCGAGTCGAGCAAGGAGGTCATCAACGCGCTCACGAGCTTCCTGGGCGCCAACATCGCTTCATTTCCGTTGAGTTCGACGGGCGCCACGGCCGCCTTCGACCTGAGCTCGGGAGCCCCCGTGCGTGAGACGGAGAACCTGGGACCGATCTTTTCGGAGGCGGGGACGACGCTCGGAAGAAATCACGTCATCCTCGGCTACAACTTCACCTACATGGGCTTCAAGCGAATCAGGGGTCTGCCGCTCGAGGACATGCAGTTCACCTTCACGCATCAGGACGTCGGTAGTCCGGGCCTCGGGGACTCTGACAATGAGCTGGACACGATCGATCTCTTCATGAACATGCAGATCGACGCCTCGGTCATCGCGTTCTACATGACCGCGGGGCTCACGGATCATCTCGATGTCGGACTGGCCCTGCCGATGGTGGACGTGCACATGGTGGCGGACCCGTCCGCCGTGATCAACAGCTTCACGCTGGCTGCGAACGATTCCGCCAACCACTTCTATGGGGGCACCGCCACATCGCCGATCCTGTCGACCAGCCCCACACCGATGAACGACGAGGCGTTTGGGATTGGTGACATCGCGGCGCGGGCGAAGTTGAACGTTTACCGCGGCAAGGGGAACGTGGCCCTGTTGCTCGAAGCACGTCTTCCGACGGGGGACGAGCAGAACTTCCTGGGGACCGGTTACACGACCATTCGAAGCGCGCTGATCGGGTCCCGCGCCTGGGGCAGTACGAGCGCGCATGCGAACATCGCGTATGTCTTCAAGAACACCGATCTGGTCGGTGATGACCTCGATCTCTTTCTCGGCTACGAGCAGGGTTTCGGAAGGCAATTTACGGCGGTGTTCGACTGTCTGGGCAGGTTGCAGGTCGGAAAACCCGTCGAAGCGCTGCGCTTCGGAGAGAACGCGATCATCAACCGGCCGATCGGCAGCACGACGCTGGTTCGCAAGGTCAATCTGTCGAATGTGCCCAGCGCGGACCGGGACCACATTCTGGATCTCTCCGTGGGCGGAAAGTACGCGCCGCGCGACTTCCTGATTCTCATGGGCAATGTCATCGTGCCGCTGAACAACGGCGGGCTGCGGCCGGATGTGTCAACGACGCTCGGTTTCGAGTTCAGCTTCTAG
- the atpC gene encoding ATP synthase F1 subunit epsilon: MAGTFQLSVLTPERTVFEGAVEYVEAPGTEGSFGVLANHAALVTGLAEGTLTVRTATGAQRSWRVSGGFFEVSKNRATVLADSIA, from the coding sequence ATGGCGGGCACGTTCCAGCTGAGCGTCCTGACGCCCGAGCGAACGGTGTTCGAGGGCGCGGTCGAGTACGTCGAGGCGCCGGGCACCGAGGGCAGCTTCGGGGTGCTGGCAAACCACGCCGCGCTGGTCACGGGTCTGGCCGAGGGCACGCTCACCGTGCGCACGGCCACCGGCGCGCAGCGGAGCTGGCGGGTGAGCGGCGGGTTCTTCGAGGTCTCGAAGAACCGTGCGACGGTGCTGGCGGATTCGATCGCGTAG
- the atpD gene encoding F0F1 ATP synthase subunit beta has protein sequence MNVGKVVQVIGPTVDVLFEPDKLPKIYNAIVIEDGQRGIRLTVEVALHMGDNVVRCIAMDSTDGLVRGMPAHDTGGPIAVPVGEAGLGRIFNLTGETIDGKGPVPQGTKRLPIHRSAPAFDEQETEKQLFETGIKVVDLLAPYQRGGKVGLFGGAGVGKTVLIQELIRNIATQHGGYSVFAGVGERTREGNDLYREMTESGVIAKTVMVFGQMNEPPGARLRVGLTGVTMAEYFRDEEGKDVLFFVDNIFRFTQAGSEVSALLGRMPSAVGYQPTLSTEMGALQERITTTKKGSITSVQAIYVPADDLTDPAPATAFSHLDATTVLERSIAELGIYPAVDPLASTSRILDPQIVGEEHYQVARSVQRILQRYKDLQDIIAILGMDELSEDDRVTVARARKIQRFLSQPFFVAEAFTGTPGKYVKLEDTVKSFKRIVDGEFDELPEQAFYMRGGIDEVIEAAEKMKAQG, from the coding sequence ATGAACGTCGGTAAGGTCGTGCAGGTGATCGGTCCCACCGTGGACGTGCTGTTCGAACCGGACAAGCTTCCGAAGATCTACAACGCCATCGTCATCGAAGACGGCCAGCGCGGCATTCGCCTGACCGTCGAAGTGGCGCTGCACATGGGCGACAACGTCGTCCGCTGCATCGCCATGGACTCGACCGACGGCCTCGTGCGCGGCATGCCCGCGCACGACACCGGTGGCCCGATCGCGGTGCCGGTCGGCGAGGCCGGCCTCGGCCGCATCTTCAACCTGACCGGCGAGACCATTGACGGCAAGGGGCCGGTGCCGCAGGGCACGAAGCGCCTTCCGATCCACCGCTCGGCGCCCGCGTTCGACGAGCAGGAGACCGAGAAGCAGCTCTTCGAAACGGGCATCAAGGTCGTGGACCTGCTCGCGCCCTACCAGCGCGGCGGCAAGGTCGGCCTGTTCGGCGGCGCCGGCGTCGGCAAGACCGTGCTCATCCAGGAGCTGATCCGCAACATCGCCACCCAGCACGGCGGCTACTCGGTGTTCGCGGGCGTGGGCGAGCGCACGCGCGAGGGCAACGACCTGTACCGCGAAATGACCGAGTCCGGCGTCATCGCCAAGACCGTGATGGTGTTCGGGCAGATGAACGAGCCGCCGGGCGCGCGCCTGCGCGTCGGCCTGACCGGCGTGACCATGGCCGAGTACTTCCGCGACGAGGAAGGCAAGGACGTGCTGTTCTTCGTGGACAACATCTTCCGCTTCACGCAGGCGGGCTCCGAGGTGTCGGCGCTGCTCGGCCGCATGCCCAGCGCCGTCGGCTACCAGCCGACGCTCTCGACCGAGATGGGCGCGTTGCAGGAGCGCATCACCACGACGAAAAAGGGCTCGATCACCTCGGTGCAGGCGATCTACGTGCCCGCCGACGACCTCACCGACCCGGCCCCGGCGACCGCGTTCTCGCACCTCGACGCCACCACGGTGCTCGAGCGCTCGATCGCCGAGCTGGGCATCTACCCGGCCGTGGACCCGCTGGCCTCGACGAGCCGCATTCTCGATCCGCAGATCGTCGGCGAGGAGCACTACCAGGTGGCGCGCTCGGTGCAGCGGATTCTGCAGCGCTACAAGGACCTCCAGGACATCATCGCCATCCTCGGCATGGACGAGCTCTCGGAGGACGACCGCGTGACGGTCGCGCGGGCGCGCAAGATCCAGCGGTTCCTCTCGCAGCCGTTCTTCGTGGCGGAGGCGTTCACCGGCACGCCGGGCAAGTACGTGAAGCTCGAGGACACGGTGAAGAGCTTCAAGCGGATCGTGGACGGCGAGTTCGACGAGCTGCCGGAGCAGGCGTTCTACATGCGCGGCGGGATCGACGAGGTGATCGAGGCCGCCGAGAAGATGAAGGCGCAGGGCTGA
- the atpG gene encoding ATP synthase F1 subunit gamma produces the protein MALNLKDIRRRIRSTRSMQQIFKAMEMVSAAKLRRAQQRAQAASPYSAKISEMLANLSGAAAELEHPLFKVREVRRTALVVITADRGFAGTYNSTILRQAEARLHEAAPGEVQLVVVGRKGRDYLRRRRYPILAAHADLPGEASLEFARLLTDDLTARFLSGEVDRVELLYTHFVNAIVRRVRHETFLPVGSADAKQSGGADSGMIFEPDAETIFAALLPRYATAKLYAALADSLASEHSARMVAMGSARKNAGELVDTLTLLRNRLRQAAITREISELVGGAEALK, from the coding sequence ATGGCGCTGAACCTCAAGGACATCCGCCGCCGCATCCGCTCGACGCGGAGCATGCAGCAGATCTTCAAGGCCATGGAGATGGTTTCGGCCGCGAAGCTGCGCCGGGCGCAGCAGCGCGCGCAGGCGGCCAGCCCGTACTCGGCGAAGATCAGCGAGATGCTCGCGAACCTCTCGGGCGCCGCGGCCGAGCTCGAGCACCCGCTGTTCAAGGTGCGCGAGGTCCGGCGGACCGCGCTGGTCGTGATCACCGCGGACCGCGGTTTCGCGGGCACGTACAACTCGACCATCCTGCGCCAGGCCGAGGCGCGGCTGCACGAGGCGGCCCCGGGCGAGGTCCAGCTCGTGGTCGTCGGGCGCAAGGGCCGCGACTACCTGCGCCGCCGCCGCTACCCGATCCTCGCCGCGCACGCGGACCTGCCGGGCGAGGCGAGCCTCGAGTTCGCGCGCCTGCTCACGGACGACCTGACCGCGCGATTCCTGAGCGGCGAGGTGGACCGCGTCGAGCTGCTGTACACGCACTTCGTCAACGCGATCGTGCGGCGCGTCCGACACGAGACGTTCCTGCCCGTGGGCTCGGCGGACGCGAAGCAGTCGGGCGGCGCCGACTCCGGCATGATCTTCGAGCCGGACGCCGAGACCATCTTCGCCGCCCTGCTGCCACGCTACGCGACCGCGAAGCTCTACGCCGCGCTCGCCGACTCGCTCGCCAGCGAACACTCGGCGCGCATGGTCGCGATGGGTTCGGCGCGCAAGAACGCGGGCGAACTCGTGGACACGCTCACCCTGCTGCGGAACCGCCTGCGCCAGGCGGCCATCACCCGCGAGATCTCGGAACTGGTCGGCGGCGCGGAAGCGCTCAAGTAA
- a CDS encoding F0F1 ATP synthase subunit alpha, translating into MSFRPEEVSAILAQELERYEAKLETRSVGTVLSVGDGIARVWGLEDAMAGELIKFPGDIMGMVLNLEEDNVGVVLFGSDENIEEGDRVECTGRIASVPVGKAMIGRVVNAIGQPVDGKGPIGADKFRNVEFKAPGVIERQPVVEPLQTGIKAIDAMIPIGRGQRELIIGDRQTGKTAIALDTIINQKGTGVVCIYVAIGQKESTVANVVATLEKHGAMEYTIVVTASASESAPLQYIAPYAGVAMGEEFTYNGGHALCIYDDLSKHATAYRQLALLLRRPPGREAYPGDVFYLHSRLLERACKLSNEKGGGSLTALPFIETQAGDVSAYIPTNVISITDGQIFLEGDLFYSGVRPAINVGISVSRVGGNAQVKAMRQVAGRLRLDLAQYRALAAFAQFGADLDKTTQAQITRGERMVELLKQGQFQPMAVEHQVLSIWAGANGYLDDVPVAAVRRFETEWLAFLEKSYAELPHDVRTAKVISPENDKRLNEACRAFKAQFKA; encoded by the coding sequence ATGTCCTTTCGACCGGAAGAAGTGAGCGCCATCCTGGCGCAGGAACTCGAACGCTACGAGGCGAAGCTCGAGACCCGCAGCGTCGGCACCGTGCTGTCGGTGGGCGACGGCATCGCGCGCGTCTGGGGACTCGAGGACGCGATGGCGGGCGAACTGATCAAGTTCCCCGGCGACATCATGGGCATGGTCCTCAACCTCGAAGAGGACAACGTCGGCGTCGTGCTGTTCGGCTCCGACGAGAACATCGAGGAGGGCGACCGGGTCGAGTGCACCGGACGCATCGCCTCGGTGCCCGTCGGCAAGGCCATGATCGGCCGGGTCGTCAACGCCATCGGCCAGCCGGTGGACGGCAAGGGCCCCATCGGCGCGGACAAGTTCCGCAACGTCGAGTTCAAGGCCCCCGGCGTCATCGAGCGCCAGCCGGTCGTCGAGCCGCTGCAGACCGGCATCAAGGCGATTGACGCGATGATCCCGATCGGCCGCGGCCAGCGCGAGCTGATCATCGGCGACCGCCAGACCGGCAAGACGGCGATCGCCCTCGACACGATCATCAACCAGAAGGGCACGGGCGTCGTCTGCATCTACGTCGCGATCGGTCAGAAGGAGTCCACGGTCGCGAACGTGGTCGCGACGCTCGAGAAGCACGGCGCGATGGAGTACACGATCGTGGTGACCGCGTCGGCCTCCGAGTCGGCGCCGCTGCAGTACATCGCGCCCTACGCCGGCGTCGCGATGGGCGAGGAGTTCACCTACAACGGCGGCCACGCGCTGTGCATCTACGACGATCTCTCGAAGCACGCGACGGCCTACCGCCAGCTCGCGCTGCTGCTGCGCCGCCCGCCCGGCCGCGAGGCGTACCCGGGCGACGTCTTCTACCTCCACTCGCGGCTGCTCGAGCGCGCCTGCAAGCTTTCGAACGAGAAGGGCGGCGGCTCGCTGACGGCGCTGCCGTTCATCGAGACGCAGGCCGGCGACGTGTCGGCCTACATCCCGACCAACGTCATCTCGATCACCGACGGGCAGATCTTCCTCGAGGGCGACCTCTTCTACTCGGGCGTCCGGCCCGCCATCAACGTCGGCATCTCGGTGTCGCGCGTCGGCGGCAACGCGCAGGTCAAGGCGATGCGCCAGGTCGCCGGGCGGCTGCGGCTCGACCTCGCGCAGTACCGCGCGCTGGCCGCGTTCGCGCAGTTCGGGGCCGACCTCGACAAGACGACGCAGGCGCAGATCACGCGCGGCGAGCGCATGGTCGAGCTGCTCAAGCAGGGGCAGTTCCAGCCCATGGCGGTCGAGCACCAGGTGCTCTCCATCTGGGCCGGGGCGAACGGCTATCTCGACGACGTCCCGGTCGCCGCGGTGCGCCGCTTCGAGACCGAGTGGCTGGCGTTCCTCGAGAAGAGCTACGCCGAGCTGCCGCACGACGTGCGGACCGCCAAGGTCATCAGCCCCGAGAACGACAAGCGCCTGAACGAGGCGTGCAGGGCCTTCAAGGCGCAGTTCAAGGCCTGA